A window of Streptomyces sp. SAI-127 contains these coding sequences:
- a CDS encoding isocitrate lyase/phosphoenolpyruvate mutase family protein, with amino-acid sequence MRKVEVFRALHRNRLPDDPLVLPGPWDAISARVCEEAGFPALATPSAGIAAALGHTDGSTPADEMFAAVARICGAVDIPVSADVEGGYGLAPKELVERLLEAGAVGCNLEDSRQGVLKDPREHAEWLAEVRYAAGDQLFVNARVDIFSYGDSDPERAIERAALYVAAGADCVYPIGAPAGVLPLLRSGIQGPVNVFGRLDGEGPSPTELGELGATRVTFGPGLQRRMAQQLRESADRLQR; translated from the coding sequence GTGAGGAAGGTGGAGGTCTTCCGCGCCCTGCACCGCAACCGCCTCCCGGACGATCCGCTGGTGCTGCCCGGCCCCTGGGACGCCATCAGCGCCCGGGTGTGCGAGGAGGCCGGGTTCCCCGCGCTCGCCACGCCCAGCGCGGGGATCGCGGCCGCGCTCGGGCACACGGACGGCTCCACCCCGGCCGATGAGATGTTCGCCGCGGTGGCGCGCATCTGCGGGGCCGTGGACATCCCCGTGTCGGCGGATGTCGAGGGCGGGTACGGTCTGGCGCCGAAGGAGCTGGTGGAGCGGCTGCTGGAGGCGGGTGCCGTGGGCTGCAACCTCGAGGACTCCCGCCAGGGTGTCCTCAAGGACCCGCGCGAGCACGCCGAGTGGCTCGCCGAGGTGCGGTACGCGGCCGGTGACCAGCTGTTCGTCAACGCCCGCGTGGACATTTTCTCGTACGGCGACAGCGATCCCGAACGGGCCATCGAGCGAGCCGCGTTGTACGTCGCCGCGGGCGCCGACTGCGTCTATCCGATCGGCGCCCCGGCTGGCGTGCTCCCCCTGCTGCGGTCCGGTATCCAGGGGCCGGTCAACGTGTTCGGCCGGCTGGACGGCGAGGGCCCCTCGCCCACCGAACTCGGTGAACTCGGGGCCACTCGCGTCACCTTCGGACCGGGGCTGCAGCGGAGGATGGCCCAGCAGTTGCGAGAGAGTGCCGACCGCCTCCAGCGATAG
- a CDS encoding ABC transporter permease subunit, whose translation MATVTASTPRALPTGLLRHRAVHKLLLIALAAAVLVPLANARWASGSWPHALTVDLTSPLSKASDWIIDNRDSHPLFLYFFGYVSNAVVISVRAVYLVLLGAGWAGVTALGALVAWRVAGVRLAVGTTAAFLACGLLGMWVPTMQTLALMVVAVLASVVVGVLLGLAAGLSRRMDKILRPVLDTMQVMPAYAYLLPVVLVFGMGVPAAVLATVVYAAPPMARLTALGLQGADKEVLEAVESLGTTARQRLLTARIPLARKELLLGLNQTIMMALSMAVIASVIGAAGLGDRVYQALASVDVGAALAAGIPIVLLAVVLDRVTGAAGDGTEPRGRAGWAYALAGAVVVAVAGRLLGRLDWPDSWTLNIAEPVNRAVDWMTAHLYSGVPVVGGTADWAGHFTTWVLDPVRDGLQGLPWWSVLLIVATLAWLIGTWRTALTAVLAMAAIGVLGVWTPALDTLSQVLAAVAVTLVLGFATAVAAARSDRVERLLRPVLDVFQTMPQFVYLIPVVALFGVGRAPAAAAAVVYALPAVVRITTQGLRQVDPAAMESSRSLGATSWQQLRQVQLPLARPALLLAVNQGVVLVLAVVVIGGLVGGGALGYDTVFGLAQGDLATGLVAGAAIVCLGLMLDRVTQPTERRTGKGA comes from the coding sequence ATGGCAACCGTCACCGCGTCCACGCCCCGCGCCCTGCCCACCGGACTGCTCAGGCACCGGGCGGTCCACAAGCTCCTCCTCATCGCCCTCGCCGCCGCGGTCCTCGTGCCGCTCGCCAACGCCCGCTGGGCCAGCGGCAGCTGGCCGCACGCCCTCACCGTCGACCTCACGAGCCCGCTCTCCAAGGCGAGCGACTGGATCATCGACAACCGGGACAGCCACCCGCTGTTCCTCTACTTCTTCGGCTACGTCAGCAACGCCGTCGTGATCTCCGTACGCGCCGTGTATCTCGTCCTGCTCGGCGCGGGCTGGGCCGGCGTCACCGCGCTCGGCGCCCTGGTGGCCTGGCGGGTCGCCGGCGTCAGGCTCGCCGTGGGCACGACGGCGGCGTTCCTCGCCTGCGGTCTGCTCGGCATGTGGGTCCCCACCATGCAGACCCTCGCCCTGATGGTGGTCGCCGTCCTCGCCTCGGTCGTCGTCGGTGTCCTGCTGGGTCTCGCCGCCGGGCTGTCCCGCCGTATGGACAAGATCCTGCGTCCGGTCCTGGACACCATGCAGGTGATGCCCGCCTACGCCTACCTCCTCCCGGTGGTCCTGGTGTTCGGCATGGGGGTGCCCGCCGCCGTCCTCGCGACCGTCGTCTACGCCGCCCCGCCCATGGCCCGCCTCACCGCGCTCGGCCTGCAGGGCGCGGACAAGGAGGTCCTGGAGGCGGTCGAGTCGCTCGGCACCACCGCCCGCCAGCGGCTGCTGACCGCCCGTATCCCGCTGGCCCGCAAGGAACTCCTCCTCGGCCTCAACCAGACGATCATGATGGCGCTGTCGATGGCCGTCATCGCCTCCGTGATCGGCGCCGCCGGCCTCGGTGACCGCGTCTACCAGGCGCTGGCCTCGGTCGACGTGGGCGCGGCGCTCGCGGCCGGCATCCCGATCGTGCTGCTCGCCGTCGTCCTCGACCGGGTGACGGGCGCGGCGGGCGACGGCACCGAGCCACGAGGGCGCGCGGGATGGGCGTACGCCCTCGCCGGAGCCGTCGTCGTGGCGGTGGCCGGGCGTCTGCTGGGCCGTCTCGACTGGCCGGACAGCTGGACCCTGAACATCGCCGAGCCGGTCAACCGGGCCGTCGACTGGATGACGGCCCACCTCTACTCCGGTGTCCCCGTCGTCGGCGGCACCGCCGACTGGGCAGGCCACTTCACCACCTGGGTCCTCGACCCGGTCCGCGACGGGCTCCAGGGGCTGCCCTGGTGGTCCGTGCTGCTCATCGTCGCCACCCTGGCCTGGCTGATCGGCACCTGGCGCACCGCGCTCACCGCGGTCCTCGCCATGGCCGCGATCGGCGTCCTCGGTGTGTGGACACCCGCGCTGGACACGTTGTCGCAGGTTCTCGCGGCCGTCGCCGTCACGCTCGTGCTGGGCTTCGCGACGGCCGTCGCGGCGGCCCGCAGTGACCGCGTCGAGCGGCTGCTCCGGCCCGTCCTGGACGTCTTCCAGACCATGCCGCAGTTCGTGTACCTGATCCCGGTCGTCGCGCTGTTCGGCGTGGGCCGCGCGCCCGCCGCGGCGGCGGCCGTCGTCTACGCGCTGCCCGCCGTCGTCCGCATCACCACGCAGGGCCTGCGGCAGGTCGACCCGGCCGCGATGGAGTCCTCGAGGTCCCTCGGCGCGACCAGCTGGCAGCAGCTGCGGCAGGTCCAGCTCCCGCTCGCCCGGCCCGCGTTGCTGCTCGCCGTCAACCAGGGCGTGGTGCTCGTCCTCGCCGTCGTCGTCATCGGCGGCCTGGTCGGCGGAGGCGCGCTCGGCTACGACACCGTCTTCGGCCTGGCCCAGGGCGACCTGGCGACCGGCCTGGTCGCGGGTGCCGCCATCGTCTGCCTCGGTCTGATGCTCGACCGGGTCACCCAGCCGACCGAACGCCGCACGGGAAAGGGAGCCTGA
- a CDS encoding glycine betaine/L-proline ABC transporter ATP-binding protein, whose product MSTTATMEKPPTTDQAVFSVDGLWKVFGPKADRVPEDAELSALEPAELRARTGCTAAVRNVSFDVRKGEVFVVMGLSGSGKSTLVRCLTRLIEPTAGTICIDGEDVRAMDKSRLRELRRHRAAMVFQHFGLLPHRTVLDNVAYGLEIQGMGKAERRARAAEVVAKVGLEGMEQRRPSQLSGGQQQRVGLARALAVDPQVLLFDEPFSALDPLIRRDMQEEVVRLHREEGRTMVFITHDLSEALKLGDRIALMRDGKVVQLGTPEEIVGSPADGYVREFVRDVPREQVMTVRRAMKPGDCAGPTHPGALAPDSVVADAIKVVAGSGRPACVVENGRCLGVVDHERLLGVVAGTELGKGAAGTELRKEAV is encoded by the coding sequence ATGAGTACGACCGCGACCATGGAGAAGCCGCCGACGACGGACCAGGCCGTGTTCTCCGTCGACGGCCTGTGGAAGGTCTTCGGCCCCAAGGCGGACCGTGTTCCCGAGGACGCCGAGCTGTCCGCCCTCGAACCCGCCGAGCTGCGCGCCCGCACGGGCTGCACGGCGGCCGTCCGCAACGTGAGCTTCGACGTCCGCAAGGGCGAGGTCTTCGTCGTCATGGGCCTGTCCGGCTCCGGCAAGTCCACGCTGGTGCGCTGTCTGACCCGGCTCATCGAGCCGACCGCGGGCACGATCTGCATCGACGGCGAGGACGTCCGCGCGATGGACAAGTCCCGGCTGCGCGAACTGCGCCGCCACCGCGCCGCGATGGTCTTCCAGCACTTCGGCCTCCTGCCGCACCGCACGGTCCTCGACAACGTGGCGTACGGCCTGGAGATCCAGGGCATGGGGAAGGCCGAGCGCCGGGCACGGGCCGCCGAGGTCGTCGCCAAGGTCGGCCTGGAGGGCATGGAACAGCGCAGGCCCTCCCAGCTGTCCGGCGGCCAGCAGCAACGCGTCGGCCTGGCCCGGGCGCTGGCGGTGGACCCGCAGGTCCTCCTCTTCGACGAGCCGTTCAGCGCGCTCGACCCGCTGATCCGGCGGGACATGCAGGAGGAGGTCGTCCGCCTGCACCGTGAGGAGGGCCGCACGATGGTCTTCATCACCCACGACCTGAGCGAGGCCCTCAAACTCGGCGACCGTATCGCCCTGATGCGTGACGGCAAGGTCGTCCAGCTGGGCACCCCGGAGGAGATCGTCGGCTCCCCGGCCGACGGCTACGTCCGCGAGTTCGTCCGGGACGTGCCGCGCGAACAGGTGATGACGGTCCGCAGGGCCATGAAGCCCGGCGACTGCGCGGGCCCGACCCACCCGGGCGCACTGGCCCCGGACTCCGTCGTCGCCGACGCGATCAAGGTCGTCGCCGGCAGCGGCAGGCCGGCCTGCGTCGTGGAGAACGGACGGTGCCTCGGCGTCGTCGACCACGAACGCCTGCTCGGCGTCGTCGCCGGAACGGAGCTCGGCAAGGGAGCCGCCGGAACGGAGCTCCGCAAGGAGGCCGTCTGA
- a CDS encoding GMC oxidoreductase yields the protein MSDPKQEYDYVVVGGGTAGSVIASRLTENPDVTVAVIEGGPSDVGRDDVLTLRRWMGLLGGELDYDYPTTEQPRGNSHIRHSRARVLGGCSSHNTLIAFKPLPSDWDEWEEAGAKGWGAVPMEAYYARLKNNIVPVDEKDRNAIARDFVDAARKALDVPRVEGFNKKPFDDGVGFFDLAYHPENNKRSSASVAYLHPVMDERPNLRLFLETWAYKLELDGTRAEGVHVRTKDGEETLIRARREVLLCAGAVDSPRLLLHSGIGPRADLEALGIPVAHDLPGVGENLLDHPESVIVWETDGPIPENSAMDSDAGLFVRRDPEHRGPDLMFHFYQVPFTDNPERLGYERPAYGVSMTPNIPKPKSRGRLYLTSADPAVKPALDFRYFTDEDDYDGRTLVDGIRIAREIARTEPLAGWLKREVCPGPDVTGDEELSEYARKVAHTVYHPAGTCRMGAADDELAVVDPELRIRGLDGIRIADASVFPTMTAVNPMIGVLMVGEKAVDLLGGGA from the coding sequence ATGTCCGACCCCAAACAGGAGTACGACTACGTCGTCGTCGGCGGCGGAACAGCAGGCTCCGTCATAGCCTCCCGCCTCACCGAGAACCCCGACGTCACCGTCGCCGTCATCGAGGGCGGCCCCAGCGATGTCGGCAGAGACGACGTCCTCACCCTGCGCCGCTGGATGGGCCTGCTCGGCGGCGAGCTCGACTACGACTACCCCACCACCGAGCAGCCGCGCGGCAACTCCCACATCCGGCACAGCCGCGCCCGGGTCCTGGGCGGCTGCTCCTCCCACAACACCCTGATCGCCTTCAAGCCGCTGCCCTCCGACTGGGACGAGTGGGAGGAGGCGGGCGCCAAGGGCTGGGGCGCGGTGCCGATGGAGGCGTACTACGCCCGGCTGAAGAACAACATCGTCCCGGTCGACGAGAAGGACCGGAACGCCATCGCCCGTGACTTCGTCGACGCGGCCCGGAAGGCGCTGGACGTGCCCCGCGTCGAGGGCTTCAACAAGAAGCCGTTCGACGACGGCGTCGGCTTCTTCGACCTGGCCTACCACCCGGAGAACAACAAGCGCTCGTCGGCGTCGGTGGCGTATCTGCACCCGGTGATGGACGAGCGGCCCAACCTCCGCCTCTTCCTGGAGACCTGGGCGTACAAGCTGGAGCTGGACGGCACCCGTGCGGAAGGCGTGCACGTGCGGACGAAGGACGGCGAGGAGACCCTGATCAGGGCCCGCCGAGAAGTCCTGCTGTGCGCCGGTGCCGTCGACTCGCCCCGTCTGCTGCTCCACTCCGGCATCGGCCCCCGTGCGGACCTCGAAGCACTCGGCATCCCGGTCGCGCACGACCTGCCGGGCGTCGGCGAGAACCTCCTCGACCACCCCGAGTCGGTGATCGTCTGGGAGACGGACGGACCGATCCCCGAGAACTCCGCGATGGACTCCGACGCGGGCCTGTTCGTGCGCCGCGACCCCGAACACCGGGGCCCCGACCTGATGTTCCACTTCTACCAGGTCCCCTTCACGGACAACCCGGAACGTCTCGGCTACGAGCGCCCGGCGTACGGCGTCTCGATGACCCCGAACATCCCCAAGCCGAAGAGCCGCGGCCGCCTGTACCTCACGAGTGCGGACCCGGCCGTCAAGCCCGCCCTCGACTTCCGCTACTTCACCGACGAGGACGACTACGACGGCCGCACCCTCGTCGACGGGATCAGAATCGCCCGCGAGATCGCGCGGACCGAACCGCTCGCCGGCTGGCTGAAGCGGGAGGTGTGCCCGGGCCCCGACGTCACCGGTGACGAGGAGCTGAGCGAGTACGCCCGCAAGGTCGCCCACACCGTGTACCACCCGGCGGGCACCTGCCGTATGGGTGCCGCCGACGACGAACTGGCCGTGGTGGACCCCGAGTTGAGGATCCGGGGCCTGGACGGCATCCGCATCGCCGACGCGTCCGTGTTCCCGACCATGACCGCCGTTAACCCGATGATCGGAGTGCTCATGGTCGGCGAGAAAGCCGTAGACCTGCTGGGAGGTGGTGCGTGA
- a CDS encoding carboxymuconolactone decarboxylase family protein: protein MTTEAIVPYAPEHAPRLSWAQHAPEVYKAMLRLDTAARRGLDPRLLELVKIRASQLNHCAFCIDMHSKDALAAGESVERIIQLGAWEESRHFYTEKEAAALELTDAVTVLTDGFVPDEVYEHAAKHFEEAELAQLIAAITVINAWNRFGVTCRMVPGHYEAGKHQ, encoded by the coding sequence ATGACCACAGAGGCAATCGTCCCGTACGCCCCCGAGCACGCCCCCCGTCTGTCCTGGGCCCAGCACGCCCCAGAGGTCTACAAGGCGATGCTCCGCCTCGACACGGCCGCCCGGCGTGGCCTCGACCCCCGGCTGCTGGAGCTGGTGAAGATCCGCGCCTCGCAGCTCAACCACTGCGCCTTCTGCATCGACATGCACTCCAAGGACGCCCTCGCGGCCGGTGAGAGCGTCGAGCGGATCATCCAGCTCGGCGCGTGGGAGGAGTCGCGGCACTTCTACACGGAGAAGGAGGCCGCGGCCCTCGAACTGACCGACGCGGTCACGGTACTCACCGACGGATTCGTGCCGGACGAGGTGTACGAGCACGCGGCCAAGCACTTCGAGGAGGCCGAGCTGGCCCAGCTGATCGCCGCGATCACGGTGATCAACGCGTGGAACCGGTTCGGCGTGACCTGCCGTATGGTCCCGGGCCACTACGAGGCGGGGAAGCACCAGTGA
- a CDS encoding aldehyde dehydrogenase family protein: MAGQQARQEPQTIHAGGEWRAAVSGATREILDPADARPFAVVAEGDEKDTDLAVAAARQAFDSGQGPWPLTPVAERAALLRRVADLLVRDREELGLLESRDAGKTVEEGRVDIDCVADAFRYFADLVAGEAPGRVVDAGSTDIHSVVVHEPVGVCALITPWNYPLLQASWKIAPALAAGNTFVVKPSEITPMTTIALIELLVEAGLPEGVANIVTGPGHTVGARLAEHPDVDLVSFTGGLVSGTKVAQAAAVSVKKVALELGGKNPNVVFADACATPQGFDTAVDQALNAAFIHSGQVCSAGGRLIVEESVRDRFVAELARRASKIRLGRGTEDGVECGPLVSDQQRAKVESYVASALAEGAVLRSGGQRPEPSAERPADGYFYEPTVLDRCHREMRVVREEVFGPVLTVETFRTEAEAIALANDTEYGLAGAVWTTDAGRARRVAGRLRHGTVWINDFHPYLPQAEWGGFGKSGVGRELGPAGLAEYRESKHVYQNLAPKPVRWFAG; the protein is encoded by the coding sequence ATGGCCGGACAGCAGGCGCGGCAGGAGCCGCAGACCATCCACGCGGGCGGCGAGTGGCGCGCAGCCGTCTCCGGGGCCACTCGTGAGATCCTCGACCCCGCCGACGCGCGGCCGTTCGCCGTTGTCGCCGAGGGGGACGAGAAGGACACCGACCTGGCGGTCGCCGCCGCCCGCCAGGCCTTCGACTCGGGACAAGGCCCCTGGCCGCTCACCCCCGTCGCCGAACGCGCCGCACTTCTGCGCCGCGTCGCCGATCTTCTTGTACGCGACCGCGAAGAGCTCGGCCTCCTGGAGAGCCGTGACGCGGGCAAGACGGTGGAGGAGGGCCGGGTCGACATCGACTGTGTCGCCGACGCCTTCCGCTACTTCGCCGACCTGGTCGCGGGCGAGGCGCCCGGCCGGGTGGTGGACGCCGGCTCGACCGACATCCACAGCGTCGTCGTCCACGAACCCGTCGGCGTGTGCGCGCTGATCACGCCCTGGAACTACCCGCTCCTCCAGGCCAGTTGGAAGATCGCTCCCGCGCTCGCGGCCGGCAACACCTTCGTGGTCAAGCCGAGCGAGATCACCCCGATGACGACGATCGCGCTCATCGAGCTGCTGGTCGAGGCCGGTCTGCCGGAAGGTGTGGCCAACATCGTCACCGGGCCCGGCCACACGGTCGGCGCCCGGCTCGCCGAGCACCCCGACGTCGACCTCGTCTCCTTCACCGGTGGCCTGGTCAGCGGCACGAAGGTCGCACAGGCGGCGGCCGTCTCGGTGAAGAAGGTCGCCCTCGAACTCGGCGGCAAGAACCCCAACGTCGTCTTCGCCGACGCCTGCGCCACCCCCCAGGGCTTCGACACCGCGGTCGACCAGGCCCTCAACGCCGCCTTCATCCACAGCGGTCAGGTCTGCTCCGCGGGCGGTCGCCTCATCGTCGAGGAGTCCGTCCGGGACCGCTTCGTCGCCGAACTCGCCCGCCGGGCCTCGAAGATCCGCCTCGGCCGCGGCACCGAGGACGGTGTCGAGTGCGGGCCGCTGGTCTCCGATCAGCAGCGCGCCAAGGTCGAGTCGTACGTGGCCTCCGCGCTCGCCGAGGGCGCGGTGCTGCGCTCCGGCGGACAGCGCCCCGAGCCGTCGGCCGAGCGTCCCGCCGACGGCTACTTCTACGAGCCGACCGTCCTCGACCGCTGCCACCGCGAGATGCGGGTCGTGCGGGAGGAGGTCTTCGGACCGGTCCTCACCGTCGAGACCTTCCGCACCGAGGCCGAGGCGATCGCCCTCGCCAACGACACCGAGTACGGCCTCGCCGGCGCCGTCTGGACCACCGACGCCGGACGTGCCCGCCGGGTCGCCGGCCGTCTCCGCCACGGGACCGTCTGGATCAACGACTTCCACCCCTACCTCCCGCAGGCGGAGTGGGGCGGCTTCGGAAAGAGCGGAGTGGGCCGCGAGCTCGGCCCCGCCGGACTCGCCGAGTACCGCGAGAGCAAGCACGTCTACCAGAACCTCGCGCCGAAGCCGGTCCGCTGGTTCGCCGGCTGA
- a CDS encoding carboxymuconolactone decarboxylase family protein, with product MSRTEVLDREVGRALSALSATAKRGLGDPALAELVVIRASQLNHCAFCLDMHLGIAREHGVSEQQLDLLAAWEEAEGVYDERERAALALTEAVTVLTDGFVPDEVYATAAKQFDDGQLAHLIGLVVAINNWNRVMVARRIPPGGYRP from the coding sequence GTGAGCCGTACGGAGGTCCTCGACCGCGAGGTCGGCCGGGCCCTGTCCGCGCTCAGCGCCACCGCGAAACGAGGGCTCGGCGACCCCGCCCTCGCCGAACTCGTCGTCATCCGGGCCTCACAGCTCAACCACTGCGCCTTCTGCCTGGACATGCATCTCGGGATCGCCCGCGAGCACGGGGTGAGCGAGCAGCAGCTCGATCTGCTCGCCGCCTGGGAGGAGGCGGAGGGCGTCTACGACGAGCGGGAGCGGGCCGCGCTCGCGCTGACGGAGGCGGTGACCGTGCTGACGGACGGGTTCGTGCCGGACGAGGTGTACGCCACCGCCGCCAAGCAGTTCGACGACGGGCAACTCGCCCACCTCATCGGTCTGGTCGTCGCCATCAACAACTGGAACCGGGTGATGGTCGCTCGCCGGATCCCGCCTGGGGGTTACCGGCCGTGA
- a CDS encoding helix-turn-helix domain-containing GNAT family N-acetyltransferase encodes MDPVSAQHVAEFRRFNRYFTRRIGALDDHYLGQDRPLGEARLLFEIGEGVSLRELRTRLGLDAGYLSRMVKTLQAQGMVRVSVHPGDSRLRMVELTRAGRIELDEQNRRADVLAAGLLDGLTGPQRDRLTEAMSTAQRLLRLAGITVAPVDGAAPDARACLDAYAADIDARFPEGFDKSDLVRPEEVSGNAGAFFVAYEEGRPVGCGALRRLEPRVGEIRHVWVHPDARRLGLARRILAALETEAAARRLAVLRLDTHASLTEARTMYRACGYREIPPYVDHVYGDYWFEKRLTG; translated from the coding sequence ATGGACCCGGTGTCGGCACAGCACGTGGCGGAGTTCCGCCGGTTCAACCGCTACTTCACCCGCCGTATCGGCGCCCTGGACGACCACTACCTCGGCCAGGACCGCCCGCTCGGCGAGGCGCGGCTGCTGTTCGAGATCGGCGAGGGGGTCTCGCTGCGCGAGCTCAGGACCCGGCTCGGTCTGGACGCCGGATATCTGAGCCGGATGGTGAAGACCCTGCAGGCGCAGGGCATGGTCCGGGTCAGCGTCCACCCGGGCGACAGCCGGCTGCGCATGGTCGAGCTGACCCGCGCCGGAAGAATCGAACTCGACGAGCAGAACCGCCGGGCCGACGTCCTCGCGGCCGGTCTGCTCGACGGACTCACCGGGCCCCAGCGCGACCGGCTCACCGAGGCGATGAGCACCGCCCAGCGCCTGCTGCGCCTGGCCGGCATCACCGTGGCCCCGGTCGACGGCGCCGCCCCCGACGCCCGCGCCTGCCTCGACGCCTACGCCGCCGACATCGACGCCCGCTTCCCGGAGGGCTTCGACAAGTCCGACCTGGTGCGCCCCGAGGAGGTCTCCGGGAACGCGGGCGCGTTCTTCGTGGCGTACGAGGAGGGCCGCCCCGTGGGCTGCGGCGCGCTGCGCCGGCTGGAGCCGCGCGTCGGCGAGATCCGCCATGTGTGGGTGCACCCGGACGCCCGCCGCCTCGGCCTCGCCCGGCGGATCCTGGCGGCCCTGGAGACGGAGGCCGCCGCCCGCCGCCTGGCCGTCCTGCGGCTCGACACGCACGCCTCGCTCACCGAGGCGCGGACGATGTACCGGGCGTGCGGCTACCGGGAGATCCCGCCCTACGTGGATCACGTCTACGGCGACTACTGGTTCGAGAAGCGGCTGACCGGCTGA
- a CDS encoding ABC transporter substrate-binding protein: MRVRAIAVGGALLLLTGCGAADMTKQASPFANAQGAKSVTLSVQSWVGAQANVAVAQYLLEHKLGYRVDTVQVDEVPAWDALSQGRVDAILEDWGHPEQEQRYVTDKKTITRGGGLGVTGHIGWYVPTYFAKQHPDVTDWKNLNKYASQMRTAESGGKGQLMDGSPSYVTNDKALVKNLDLDYQVVFAGSEAAQITQMKQFAKEKKPFLTYWYAPQWLFKKVPMTEVKLPAYKEGCDADLAKITCAYPHTPLQKYLNTDFAKSGGKAAALLKRFKWTTEDQNEVSLMIADQKLTPEEAAKKWVDSHTSTWKAWLS; encoded by the coding sequence ATGCGAGTACGTGCGATCGCGGTGGGCGGCGCCCTCCTGCTGCTCACCGGCTGCGGCGCCGCCGACATGACCAAGCAGGCCTCGCCCTTCGCCAACGCGCAGGGCGCCAAGTCGGTGACCCTGTCCGTCCAGTCCTGGGTCGGCGCGCAGGCCAACGTGGCCGTGGCCCAGTACCTCCTCGAGCACAAGCTCGGCTACCGCGTCGACACCGTCCAGGTCGACGAGGTCCCTGCCTGGGACGCGCTCAGCCAGGGCCGGGTCGACGCCATCCTGGAGGACTGGGGCCACCCCGAGCAGGAACAGCGGTACGTCACCGACAAGAAGACGATCACGCGGGGCGGCGGGCTCGGTGTCACCGGGCACATCGGCTGGTACGTCCCGACGTACTTCGCCAAACAGCACCCGGACGTCACCGACTGGAAGAACCTCAACAAGTACGCCTCGCAGATGCGCACCGCGGAGAGCGGCGGCAAGGGCCAGCTGATGGACGGCTCCCCGTCCTATGTCACCAACGACAAGGCACTGGTGAAGAACCTGGACCTGGACTACCAGGTGGTGTTCGCCGGTTCGGAGGCCGCGCAGATCACCCAGATGAAACAGTTCGCCAAGGAGAAGAAGCCCTTCCTGACCTACTGGTACGCCCCCCAGTGGCTGTTCAAGAAGGTCCCCATGACGGAGGTGAAGCTGCCCGCCTACAAGGAGGGCTGCGACGCGGACCTGGCGAAGATCACCTGCGCCTATCCGCACACCCCGCTCCAGAAGTACCTCAACACGGACTTCGCCAAGTCCGGCGGCAAGGCGGCGGCCCTGCTGAAGAGGTTCAAGTGGACGACCGAGGACCAGAACGAGGTCTCCCTGATGATCGCCGACCAGAAGCTGACGCCGGAGGAGGCGGCGAAGAAGTGGGTGGACAGCCACACGTCGACATGGAAGGCGTGGCTGTCCTGA
- a CDS encoding malate dehydrogenase, producing the protein MTRTPVNVTVTGAAGQIGYALLFRIASGQLLGADVPVKLRLLEITPALKAAEGTAMELDDCAFPLLQGIDITDDPNVAFDGTNVGLLVGARPRTKGMERGDLLEANGGIFKPQGKAINDHAADDVKILVVGNPANTNALIAQAAAPDVPAARFTAMTRLDHNRALTQLAKKTGTTVADIKRLTIWGNHSATQYPDIFHATVAGKNAAETVNDEKWLAEDFIPTVAKRGAAIIEARGASSAASAANAAIDHVHTWVNGTADGDWTSMGIPSDGSYGVPEGLISSFPVTTKDGVYEIVQGLEINEFSRARIDASVKELEEEREAVRALGLI; encoded by the coding sequence ATGACCCGCACTCCCGTGAACGTCACCGTCACCGGCGCGGCCGGCCAGATCGGTTACGCCCTGCTCTTCCGCATCGCCTCCGGCCAGCTGCTCGGCGCGGACGTGCCGGTCAAGCTTCGCCTCCTGGAGATCACCCCCGCGCTGAAGGCCGCCGAGGGCACCGCCATGGAGCTCGACGACTGCGCCTTCCCGCTCCTCCAGGGCATCGACATCACGGACGACCCGAACGTCGCCTTCGACGGCACCAACGTCGGTCTGCTCGTCGGCGCCCGCCCCCGCACCAAGGGCATGGAGCGCGGTGACCTCCTGGAGGCCAACGGCGGCATCTTCAAGCCGCAGGGCAAGGCCATCAACGACCACGCCGCGGACGACGTGAAGATCCTGGTCGTCGGCAACCCGGCCAACACCAACGCGCTGATCGCCCAGGCCGCCGCCCCGGACGTACCGGCGGCGCGCTTCACCGCGATGACCCGCCTCGACCACAACCGCGCGCTGACCCAGCTCGCGAAGAAGACGGGCACCACGGTCGCCGACATCAAGCGGCTGACCATCTGGGGCAACCACTCCGCCACGCAGTACCCGGACATCTTCCACGCCACGGTGGCCGGCAAGAACGCAGCCGAGACCGTCAACGACGAGAAGTGGCTGGCCGAGGACTTCATCCCGACCGTCGCCAAGCGCGGTGCGGCCATCATCGAGGCCCGTGGCGCCTCGTCGGCCGCCTCCGCCGCCAACGCCGCCATCGACCACGTCCACACCTGGGTCAACGGCACCGCGGACGGCGACTGGACCTCCATGGGCATCCCGTCGGACGGTTCCTACGGCGTCCCGGAGGGCCTGATCTCGTCCTTCCCCGTCACCACCAAGGACGGCGTCTACGAGATCGTCCAGGGCCTGGAGATCAACGAGTTCTCCCGCGCCCGCATCGACGCCTCCGTCAAGGAGCTGGAGGAGGAGCGCGAGGCGGTGCGCGCGCTCGGCCTCATCTGA